A section of the Stenotrophomonas sp. 364 genome encodes:
- a CDS encoding glycoside hydrolase family 2 protein, producing MRAHRRFHVVAPARWLMLVLLAAWALPVAAAPLAADWSFRLLPGDARGAAHPGLQQWRPAQVPGAVHTDLLAQGLIADPYVGAPEAGLQWIGLADWEYRARFDVDAATLARAHAELAFDGLDTFATLSLNGQPLLQANNSHRTWRARVDGRLRATGNELRIVLRSPITTLLPGVQAMPHKIAGNYPSPYGDEPKDAMVGNFVRKPGYHFGWDWGPRYVTAGIWRAVQLDSWNGQRLTDVAVQTRALDAAQADLAITVQVDSAARGSAAVRVEVLDPDGVSVARIDRDAALQAGDNAITVPVALKQPRRWWPAGQGEQARYTVRATLGPGGADARHIERRIGLRTVELRREVDRQGGQGFAFVINGVPIFAKGANVIPFDMFPARVDAARIRRELTAARDANMNMLRNWGGGYYEDDVFFDIADELGLLVWQDFMFGGGMQPGYDPAFRANVVAEARDNVRRLRHHPSVVLWCGNNEEETAWKDWGHGRDLTAADPAFAAKVWQGYVDLFGNDLRQVVADEGLGVPYWSSSPSNDLDDKANDSTRGDKHYWQVWGNPALPVTAYLRETPRFMSEYGLQAWPSLRTLEGIIPAAEQQVDSATVRAHQKFMAGEGNQRLMKYIEEEYGTPRDFPAFVYLSQVMQADGIQLAALHHRASRPYTMGSLYWQLNDVWPGASWSSIDYAGRWKALHFHAKRFFADQAVAALRDDGVTRVSLLNDRQHGLQATWRMRVMDLDGGLRSEQRDTVAVPPLSALEVGRFADADLLKGADPAGTVAVVELLDGTQVVSRQVVYFVAAKALALSPVKIDSALRADGEGAVLTLRAPKLVRALWIDFDGLDATLDDNALDLVPGETVTIRLRSEADLDTLRDALRFTSLADVMRRAPGMAPADR from the coding sequence GCGGCGGACTGGTCATTCCGCCTGCTGCCCGGTGACGCGCGCGGTGCCGCGCATCCCGGCCTGCAGCAGTGGCGCCCGGCACAGGTGCCCGGGGCGGTGCACACCGACCTGCTTGCGCAGGGTCTGATCGCCGATCCCTACGTGGGCGCGCCGGAGGCAGGCCTGCAGTGGATCGGGCTGGCCGATTGGGAATACCGCGCCCGCTTCGACGTGGACGCGGCCACGCTGGCGCGTGCGCATGCCGAGCTGGCATTCGACGGCCTGGACACGTTCGCCACGCTGAGTTTGAACGGGCAGCCGCTGCTGCAGGCCAACAACAGCCACCGCACCTGGCGCGCGCGGGTGGACGGCCGGTTGCGTGCCACCGGCAATGAGCTGCGCATCGTGCTGCGGTCCCCGATCACCACGTTGCTGCCAGGCGTCCAGGCGATGCCGCACAAGATCGCCGGCAACTACCCCTCGCCGTACGGCGACGAGCCCAAGGACGCGATGGTCGGCAACTTCGTGCGCAAGCCCGGCTACCATTTCGGCTGGGACTGGGGCCCGCGTTACGTGACGGCCGGTATCTGGCGAGCGGTGCAGCTGGACAGCTGGAACGGGCAGCGCCTGACCGACGTGGCCGTGCAGACCCGCGCGCTGGACGCCGCGCAGGCCGACCTGGCGATCACGGTGCAGGTGGACAGCGCCGCACGTGGCTCTGCCGCAGTGCGCGTGGAGGTGCTGGATCCGGACGGTGTATCGGTGGCCCGCATCGATCGTGACGCCGCGCTGCAGGCCGGCGACAACGCCATTACCGTGCCGGTCGCGTTGAAACAGCCACGCCGCTGGTGGCCGGCCGGGCAGGGCGAGCAGGCACGCTATACCGTGCGGGCCACGCTGGGGCCGGGCGGTGCGGACGCGCGCCACATCGAACGGCGCATCGGCCTGCGTACCGTGGAGCTGCGCCGTGAGGTGGACCGCCAGGGCGGGCAGGGCTTTGCGTTCGTCATCAACGGCGTGCCGATTTTCGCCAAGGGCGCCAACGTGATTCCGTTCGACATGTTCCCGGCCCGCGTGGACGCCGCGCGGATCCGCCGCGAACTCACCGCCGCGCGCGACGCCAACATGAACATGCTGCGCAACTGGGGCGGAGGGTACTACGAGGATGATGTGTTCTTCGACATCGCCGACGAACTGGGCCTGCTGGTCTGGCAGGACTTCATGTTCGGCGGCGGCATGCAGCCCGGCTACGATCCGGCCTTCCGTGCCAACGTGGTGGCGGAGGCGCGCGACAACGTGCGCCGGCTGCGCCACCACCCCAGCGTGGTGCTGTGGTGTGGCAACAACGAAGAAGAAACCGCCTGGAAGGACTGGGGCCACGGCCGTGACCTGACCGCTGCCGACCCGGCCTTCGCGGCGAAGGTATGGCAGGGCTACGTGGACCTGTTCGGCAACGACCTGCGCCAGGTGGTGGCCGACGAAGGTCTGGGCGTGCCGTACTGGTCCAGCTCGCCCAGCAACGATCTGGACGACAAGGCCAACGATTCCACCCGTGGCGACAAGCACTACTGGCAGGTATGGGGCAACCCGGCGCTGCCGGTGACCGCGTACCTGCGCGAGACCCCGCGCTTCATGTCCGAATACGGGCTGCAGGCATGGCCGTCGCTGCGCACGCTGGAGGGTATCATTCCGGCCGCCGAGCAGCAGGTGGACAGCGCCACGGTACGCGCCCACCAGAAGTTCATGGCGGGCGAGGGCAACCAGCGCCTGATGAAGTACATCGAAGAGGAGTACGGCACGCCACGCGATTTCCCGGCGTTCGTGTACCTCAGCCAGGTGATGCAGGCCGACGGCATCCAGCTGGCCGCGCTGCACCACCGCGCGTCGCGGCCGTACACCATGGGCTCGCTGTACTGGCAGCTCAACGACGTGTGGCCGGGGGCGTCGTGGTCCAGCATCGACTACGCGGGCCGCTGGAAGGCACTGCACTTCCATGCCAAGCGCTTCTTCGCGGACCAGGCCGTGGCCGCACTGCGCGACGACGGCGTAACCCGGGTCAGCCTGCTCAACGACCGTCAACACGGGCTGCAGGCGACGTGGCGGATGCGGGTGATGGATCTCGATGGCGGGCTGCGCAGCGAGCAGCGGGATACCGTTGCGGTGCCGCCGTTGTCCGCGCTGGAGGTGGGCCGGTTCGCCGATGCGGACCTGTTGAAGGGGGCCGATCCCGCCGGCACGGTGGCGGTGGTCGAGTTGCTGGACGGCACGCAGGTGGTGTCGCGGCAGGTGGTCTATTTCGTGGCGGCCAAGGCGCTGGCGTTGTCGCCGGTGAAGATCGACAGCGCGCTGCGCGCGGACGGCGAGGGTGCCGTGCTGACGCTGCGTGCGCCGAAGCTGGTGCGTGCGCTGTGGATCGACTTCGACGGCCTGGATGCCACCCTGGACGACAACGCGCTGGACCTGGTGCCGGGCGAGACGGTCACCATCCGCCTGCGCAGTGAGGCGGACCTGGACACGCTGCGTGATGCGCTGCGCTTTACCTCGCTTGCGGATGTAATGCGACGGGCGCCTGGCATGGCGCCAGCCGACCGGTAG